A region of the Candidatus Methylomirabilis oxygeniifera genome:
ACTGATGCAACCCTTAGAAAGTCGATGAAGGCGAAGAGCAGATCGAGTGCGCTTTCAATGATCGCCCACATATTGTCCCGCGTAAGGATGAGGTGATTGTGACTGCGACTTCAAGGCGGGTGGCGCTGCGACAGGAAAGGCCGCTACCGACTCTTGATGACCAGCACCGACTGTACCTCCCTGACCCCGGAGACCTCCCTGGCCAGGGCAACCGCTCGATCAATTTGGGCCTGAGAGCTGACAAACCCGGAGAGGATAACCCGTCCGCGAAACGTCTCTACGGAAATTGCGAACCCGCTGACTATCGGATCCCCAAGTAGAGTTGTCTTGACCTTAGCGGTAATAGCCGTGTCATCGAGGTACTCCCCGGTACTCTCGCGAGTCGCCGTGGCGGCACAGGCCTGAAGCAAGGGGAAAGCCACGATCAGGATAGCAATAAGTGCTACACGGGTTCGGCTTATGATATGCATCTGCGCCTCCTCCAGTAATCGGTTACGCCCTGTATCATCAACGCTGCCCGAAGGCTCAGCGCCACAGGGCCACTATACCAGAAAAGCATGGGGCGAAGAAGTGGTTTGTGCTATTATTGAGCCCTTCTTCAGGAGCGATCATGCCCAGGCATACGACATTTCGTCCGTTTTTGGGATTGACCATCGGCGACCCGGCAGGGATAGGTCCCGAAATCGTCGCCAAAGCCGTGACGCAGGAGGAGGTACGGGCGGCCTGCCGTCCGTTGATCGTCGGCGAGGCAGGCATCATGCGGCGTGCCATCAGGCTATGCCGTCTTGACCTCGTCGTTCGATCCATCGCCTCGCCGGCTGAGATCACCGGCGATCCGGGTTGTCTTGAGGTGCTGGATCTAAAGAATACCGATGCTGCGAGTTGCCCGCCAGGCGTTCTTGCTCCCCACTGTGGCAGGGCGGCGGTAGAGTACCTCAACAAGGCGATCGACCTGACAATAGCCCACGAACTGGACGGCGTTGTGACCGGCCCCGTGAACAAGGAAGCGATAGCCCAGGCGGGGTTTACATACGACGGTCAGACGGAGCTGTTCGCCGAGCGGACCCGCACCAGGGATTATGCGATGCTGCTGGTCGTCGGTCGGATGCGGGTTCTTCACGTCTCGACCCACACCTCGTTACGAACCGCCTGCGACAAGGTCGCACAGGCCAGAGTTCTGACGGTCATTCGTTTGGCTCATCAGGTGCTCCGTGATCTCGGATCACGGCAGAAGCGGATTGGCGTTGCCGGCCTCAACCCTCACGCGAGCGAAAGCGGGCGATTCGGCCGGGAAGAGATCGCAGAGATCACGCCGGCGGTTGAGGCCGCCAAGACTGAGGGAATCAGGGCGAGCGGTCCTTTCCCTCCGGACACACTGTTCCATCGACACAAGCTTGGTGAATTCGACGCCGTCGTCGCGATGTACCATGATCAGGGCCATATCCCGCTCAAGCTGATCGGATTTCATCGTGGGGTGAACGTGACCGTTGGACTCCCTATCATCCGCACCTCAGTAGATCACGGCACCGCCTTCGATATCGCGGGAACAGGAACCGCAAATCCTCGCAGCCTGGTCGAGGCGATCCTGCTGGCCACAAAGTTCGCCCACCGCCGGCATAAAACAGCCCCTACACCGGACGTACAGTCCTGAACGTTGCTCCCGCGCCTCCTGTCCCCCTGCGCGATGTCGATTTGGCGGTCACCGTGCGCCAGGGTGCATCGGAGGGGGCATGGCCGGACCTCTCATCGATTCGTGGCCCAATCGTTCAAACTTCCCCCGCTGCTCCGGTGTCAGGACCGCCTTACCGGCCTCAATGGTCTTAATACGACCGACACGAAGGCCGGCCTGTAGCATTGCAATCTTCTTCGCCAGCGCCTCCACCTTGACGACATCTACCTTTTCCTGCTCCAGCAGGCCGTTCAGCTCCAACTCCGCCACATCGATCTCCGCATTCTGCCTGATCGACTCCTTCTGGAAGTCGGCTCGCAACTCCCTGAGGGTACGCTCCTGATCGGCAGTCAATCCAAGCTGCTCCTTTGACGCCAGCATCAGGGTGATCAGTGGCCTCTCGTGGCCCCTCCGAGCATGAAATCCCGGATCCATCAGTTCCATACCCTGCATCATCTCATGGATCCCGCGCATCATCTCGGGAGCCATCCGATACCCCATCATCCCCGGTCCACCCGCACCCTCCTCAGCCGAGGCAGCCCATGTCCACACCGGCGAAAAGACCGTTCCTGCTACACTCATCAGAACCAACACGGCCGTTACAATTGCTCGCATCGTCACGTCCTCCTTATTACATCGTCTCTGAGTTCTTACCGATCCGTTACTCGCTGGGGCAACCCAGCACCCGATCTCAACATCCGTGTACTGTGACACGAGATGCCGGCATAAGGTTTAGCCGGAGCGGACAGGACCGCCGAACGCCTCAGCGGCCTGTTGATAGATGACCTCCGAGCGCTCCTGATATCGTTGAGAAAAATGGAAGATGACCAGCTCCTTCGCATGAGCCTCGCGAGCAAGCAGTCCGGCCTGCCGCGCCGTCAGGTGGTGTCGCTCGGTCGCGTAATCCCGATCCTGCTCCAGGTACATCGCTTCACAAAACAGAAGGTCGGCGTCCCGCGCCAGGGCGACGATCTTCTGCCGATTCTCGTCGGAGTACAATGTGTCCGTAATGTAGACCAGCCGCTGCCCGTTGGTGATCGTAACAATCTGATCCCGCAGATCACCGAGCCGCCATTCCTGGAATACCATACCGGTCTCGCTCCTGCACGGAGCTCGAACGACTGCATCGTCCGGTGCGCCTGCGCGGACCAGCCGCTTGAATTCGGTCAGCCAGGGCCCGGTCGCAAGACCGAGACGCTGCAGTCGTTCGGGGTCGATATTGATCCGCTCCATTTCGATCAGCGCAAAGGCAAGACACGGGATCTTGTGATCGAGGTGAACCGCTTCGATCCGGAACAGCGGATCGTCGACCAGCACCCCGGTAAACGGTAAAGATGGCGACAGATCGATCCGCTCGAAGCGAGCGCCACATGGAAAGCGGGCCGCGGTGATCTTGTCAGAACTGACCTCGTAAACGTCGAATGTGAGCGTGTACCCCTCGACCAAGTTCCAGATGTAGCCGGCGAGTTTCCCTTCAACGTTCGCGATGATGCCGGGAGGCCCAAACAGCCGGATCGTCTGGTTGCGACCGAGAACGATCCGCAACAGGTGATCGAAGCCGATGAAGTGATCGATATGAGTGTGGGAGATGAAGATGTCGGCGACCTTCAACAGCTCGGCAGGCGGCTGCGTCGTCAGGTCACCAAGATCCAGCAGAATGGCGCGCCGTTCCCACCTGAGCCTCACAAAGAGGCCGGGATCGCCGAACACCCCATTGAGGAGCCTTGGTTGAAAGAGATTGGTCATTTCAGTCGCGCCAAGACTGGTCTATTTCCCGCCCGCCATCTTTCGTCCTTCTCGGGTCAGCGTACTCAACATGATGCAGATGGCTATCGTTACCCGTCTTTTTAGGACGTACTATCTTTTTTGACCGTAACACCCCAACATGAGGGGGTCAAGTAGATTGACCGGAAATGGGAGGCATGTTGTAGCGCTTTACCTTCTGTGATAAAGTAAAGCTAACTGCAACCTATGGAGAAACCGATGACTTCGATCAAGCTCTCTTCAAAA
Encoded here:
- a CDS encoding Transport-associated precursor; protein product: MHIISRTRVALIAILIVAFPLLQACAATATRESTGEYLDDTAITAKVKTTLLGDPIVSGFAISVETFRGRVILSGFVSSQAQIDRAVALAREVSGVREVQSVLVIKSR
- the pdxA gene encoding 4-hydroxythreonine-4-phosphate dehydrogenase (4-(phosphohydroxy)-L-threonine dehydrogenase) codes for the protein MPRHTTFRPFLGLTIGDPAGIGPEIVAKAVTQEEVRAACRPLIVGEAGIMRRAIRLCRLDLVVRSIASPAEITGDPGCLEVLDLKNTDAASCPPGVLAPHCGRAAVEYLNKAIDLTIAHELDGVVTGPVNKEAIAQAGFTYDGQTELFAERTRTRDYAMLLVVGRMRVLHVSTHTSLRTACDKVAQARVLTVIRLAHQVLRDLGSRQKRIGVAGLNPHASESGRFGREEIAEITPAVEAAKTEGIRASGPFPPDTLFHRHKLGEFDAVVAMYHDQGHIPLKLIGFHRGVNVTVGLPIIRTSVDHGTAFDIAGTGTANPRSLVEAILLATKFAHRRHKTAPTPDVQS
- a CDS encoding exported protein of unknown function (Evidence 5 : No homology to any previously reported sequences), producing the protein MRAIVTAVLVLMSVAGTVFSPVWTWAASAEEGAGGPGMMGYRMAPEMMRGIHEMMQGMELMDPGFHARRGHERPLITLMLASKEQLGLTADQERTLRELRADFQKESIRQNAEIDVAELELNGLLEQEKVDVVKVEALAKKIAMLQAGLRVGRIKTIEAGKAVLTPEQRGKFERLGHESMRGPAMPPPMHPGAR
- a CDS encoding conserved protein of unknown function (Evidence 4 : Homologs of previously reported genes of unknown function), whose protein sequence is MTNLFQPRLLNGVFGDPGLFVRLRWERRAILLDLGDLTTQPPAELLKVADIFISHTHIDHFIGFDHLLRIVLGRNQTIRLFGPPGIIANVEGKLAGYIWNLVEGYTLTFDVYEVSSDKITAARFPCGARFERIDLSPSLPFTGVLVDDPLFRIEAVHLDHKIPCLAFALIEMERINIDPERLQRLGLATGPWLTEFKRLVRAGAPDDAVVRAPCRSETGMVFQEWRLGDLRDQIVTITNGQRLVYITDTLYSDENRQKIVALARDADLLFCEAMYLEQDRDYATERHHLTARQAGLLAREAHAKELVIFHFSQRYQERSEVIYQQAAEAFGGPVRSG